A genome region from Cryomorphaceae bacterium 1068 includes the following:
- a CDS encoding GAF domain-containing sensor histidine kinase translates to MIKPDFPKNEAQRQKALERYAILDTIEEESYDNLTALLASICEVPISLVSLLDKERNFMKSHYGVPFNEDPRERSFCGHTIMQNEGVLIVADATLDERFHDNPLVTEMGVRFYAGASLVDSQGFRLGALCVFGREPKILTDRQKNALANLSKHVMLLLESRLLNINLLQAEQELQTRNEELEKFAAATSHDLKSPLHNIVGLLDLLKDSSREKLSEEELSYIDMTKDSARSLSDYISGLLKFYQNDQLISEEQTTIKACILSKELASMFSNPKYSLKFYSSSELIRLNAEAFRQILMNLISNGFKCNDSEAPTVSVSITENKTHYCLEVKDNGVGIPKEDQQKVFDLFETSDTGEHSGPKGTGIGLATVKKLVEKLEGVIEITSIPGKGSKFTCLIPKHG, encoded by the coding sequence ATGATAAAACCCGACTTTCCGAAAAATGAAGCTCAGCGGCAGAAAGCATTGGAGCGGTATGCCATTCTGGATACTATCGAAGAAGAGAGCTATGATAACTTAACCGCGTTGCTGGCAAGCATTTGCGAAGTGCCTATTTCACTGGTTTCCTTATTGGATAAGGAAAGGAACTTCATGAAATCTCATTATGGTGTTCCATTTAATGAAGACCCGAGGGAGCGTTCTTTTTGTGGCCACACCATTATGCAAAATGAAGGGGTTTTGATTGTGGCTGATGCGACCTTGGATGAGCGCTTTCACGATAATCCATTGGTTACGGAAATGGGCGTTCGTTTTTATGCCGGTGCCTCACTCGTCGATTCTCAAGGTTTTCGCTTGGGTGCCTTATGCGTTTTTGGCCGAGAGCCCAAAATACTGACGGATCGCCAAAAGAATGCCCTTGCGAATCTCTCCAAGCATGTGATGCTGCTTTTGGAAAGTAGGCTTTTAAACATCAACTTGCTACAAGCTGAACAGGAATTGCAGACGCGGAATGAGGAGTTGGAAAAGTTTGCAGCGGCCACTTCGCACGATCTCAAATCGCCATTGCACAACATTGTTGGTTTGCTCGATTTGTTGAAGGACTCTTCAAGAGAAAAATTAAGTGAAGAAGAACTGTCGTACATAGATATGACCAAGGACTCGGCGCGCTCTCTGTCCGATTATATTTCGGGATTGCTCAAATTTTATCAAAATGATCAGCTCATTTCGGAAGAGCAGACTACCATAAAAGCATGCATACTTTCTAAAGAGTTGGCATCAATGTTTTCGAATCCGAAGTACAGTTTGAAGTTCTACTCGTCTTCTGAATTAATACGCTTGAATGCAGAAGCATTTCGTCAAATATTGATGAATTTGATCTCGAATGGATTCAAATGCAATGACAGTGAAGCCCCCACAGTCTCTGTAAGTATTACAGAAAACAAGACTCACTATTGTCTTGAAGTGAAGGACAATGGAGTGGGTATTCCAAAAGAAGATCAGCAGAAAGTGTTTGACCTTTTCGAGACTTCCGATACAGGCGAACACAGTGGCCCAAAAGGAACGGGAATAGGTTTGGCTACGGTTAAGAAGCTGGTCGAAAAATTGGAAGGGGTGATCGAAATTACCTCAATCCCCGGGAAGGGTTCAAAGTTTACTTGCCTCATTCCGAAGCACGGCTGA
- a CDS encoding HEAT repeat domain-containing protein, which produces MGLEKFVKEHKNEWDDGKMPFGAQPDFEARLKSELHGSADSKRGKRIRVLSIAATILVLVTLGTVFTFNKLDEIETRDKFILALGEDQTNSTRLEAIYEIEDLNRKQKEDEKILIAFFKILKEDSDTHSKLAVIDALMAFPDNQLVRDNIIEALAKEKEPLVQLKLIKSVTILREQRAKAPLEEIINDTESLPLVKGNAYASLAMFNEQ; this is translated from the coding sequence ATGGGCTTAGAGAAATTTGTAAAAGAGCACAAAAATGAATGGGACGACGGGAAGATGCCTTTCGGAGCGCAACCTGATTTTGAGGCTCGGCTGAAAAGCGAATTGCATGGTTCTGCAGATTCCAAAAGAGGAAAGCGAATAAGAGTCTTGTCCATTGCCGCTACCATCCTTGTTTTGGTAACGCTAGGCACAGTATTTACTTTCAATAAACTGGATGAAATAGAGACAAGAGATAAGTTTATACTGGCATTGGGAGAGGATCAAACGAACAGCACGCGATTGGAAGCCATTTACGAGATAGAAGATCTAAATAGAAAGCAGAAAGAAGATGAGAAGATTCTTATTGCCTTTTTTAAAATATTAAAGGAGGATTCTGACACCCATTCCAAGCTGGCAGTGATTGATGCGTTGATGGCCTTTCCCGATAATCAGCTGGTAAGAGACAACATCATCGAAGCATTAGCAAAAGAAAAGGAGCCATTGGTGCAATTGAAGCTCATCAAGTCGGTCACGATATTGAGGGAGCAACGCGCCAAAGCACCCCTTGAAGAAATCATTAATGACACGGAATCCTTGCCTTTGGTCAAGGGAAATGCATATGCCAGTTTGGCCATGTTTAATGAACAATAA
- a CDS encoding RNA polymerase sigma factor, whose product MEDSKLIRACKKNSIRAQKLVYELHKDMLYNASYRILKNSEDAQDTVHDAFIKAFKGISKVDDDLNLGAWLRRIAVNTSLDFLKKHKRMVKWDVSIDIPDEDDETEGFEEVTLKVEEVKRAINGLSDSYRITVVLYLIENYTHREIAKELGLKESTVRNQYRRAKMQLKKELKISE is encoded by the coding sequence TTGGAAGATTCGAAATTAATACGGGCATGCAAGAAGAATAGCATTCGCGCTCAAAAGCTCGTGTATGAGTTGCACAAGGATATGCTCTACAATGCGAGCTATCGAATTCTGAAAAACAGCGAAGATGCTCAGGATACCGTGCACGATGCATTTATTAAGGCTTTTAAAGGGATATCCAAGGTTGATGATGATCTTAACCTGGGAGCGTGGTTGAGAAGGATAGCAGTCAATACATCCTTGGATTTTTTGAAGAAGCACAAAAGAATGGTCAAATGGGATGTCTCAATAGATATTCCCGATGAAGATGATGAAACCGAGGGATTTGAAGAAGTGACCTTAAAAGTAGAAGAAGTGAAAAGGGCCATCAATGGCTTGAGCGATAGCTACCGAATCACCGTTGTGCTCTACTTGATTGAGAACTATACGCACCGAGAAATAGCCAAGGAACTGGGCTTGAAAGAAAGTACGGTGCGCAATCAGTACCGAAGAGCGAAAATGCAATTAAAAAAAGAATTGAAAATATCTGAATAG